Proteins from a single region of Desulfonatronum thiodismutans:
- a CDS encoding thiamine pyrophosphate-dependent dehydrogenase E1 component subunit alpha, with the protein MKISAEKQKEMLWTMLLSRRFEDELTELCKIEGKIPGMMILSTGQEAVGSGACAALEPEDVIITNHRSHNHLLAKGADPNTLMAEIYCKRTGCNKGKSGTLHLAVPEVNAPCTSTVVGAGPPIAVGRAFAQQYKGEQRVTVCFFGDGAAAEGSVHEAMNLAALWRLPVIFICENNVYAGAQRYEEHAPNPSMADRASAYAMPGEAVDGNDALAVYQAVREARERALAGEGPSLIECRTYRCRGHGEADPQHYQPKEEIRAWKEKCPIPRLRDDLLAQGLITAADVQAMDDRAEALVKEAVRFAEDSPYPSPEEALEDVFA; encoded by the coding sequence ATGAAGATCAGCGCGGAGAAACAGAAGGAAATGCTCTGGACCATGCTTCTGTCCCGTCGCTTTGAGGACGAACTGACGGAGCTATGCAAGATCGAGGGCAAGATTCCGGGGATGATGATCCTCAGCACCGGCCAGGAGGCCGTGGGCTCCGGGGCCTGCGCGGCCCTGGAACCGGAGGACGTGATCATCACCAACCACCGCAGCCACAATCACCTCCTGGCCAAGGGGGCCGACCCCAACACCCTGATGGCCGAAATCTACTGCAAGCGCACCGGCTGCAACAAGGGCAAGAGCGGCACGCTGCATCTGGCCGTGCCCGAGGTCAACGCGCCCTGCACCTCCACCGTGGTCGGGGCCGGGCCGCCCATTGCCGTGGGTCGGGCCTTTGCCCAGCAGTACAAGGGCGAGCAGCGGGTCACGGTCTGCTTTTTCGGCGACGGCGCGGCTGCCGAGGGCTCGGTGCACGAGGCCATGAACCTGGCCGCGCTGTGGCGGCTGCCGGTGATCTTCATCTGCGAGAACAACGTCTACGCCGGGGCCCAGCGCTATGAAGAGCACGCCCCGAACCCGAGCATGGCCGACCGGGCCTCGGCCTACGCCATGCCCGGCGAGGCGGTGGACGGCAACGACGCCCTGGCCGTGTACCAGGCCGTGCGGGAGGCCAGGGAGCGTGCATTGGCCGGGGAGGGGCCGAGCCTCATCGAGTGCAGGACCTACCGCTGCCGGGGCCATGGAGAAGCTGATCCCCAGCACTACCAGCCCAAGGAAGAGATCCGCGCCTGGAAGGAAAAATGCCCTATCCCCCGCCTGCGGGACGACCTCCTGGCCCAAGGGCTGATCACCGCCGCGGACGTTCAGGCAATGGACGACCGGGCCGAGGCTCTCGTGAAGGAAGCGGTCCGTTTTGCCGAGGACAGTCCGTACCCCAGCCCGGAGGAGGCGCTGGAGGATGTGTTCGCGTAG
- a CDS encoding TraB/GumN family protein → MHPESTSPSSPPFEAAETDQQAQALELPSCVKHVRVGEKDVYLVGTAHVSKQSVEDVRTTVEMVHPDTICVELCPSRHRALIDREGWRKMDIMRVIRERKTPFLLAQLILSSFYRKLGDQLGIQPGADMAEGVRLAKETGAHLILADREVEITLKRTWRHLGFIEKFKMVGQLLMGLIFAGKIDDEVIESLKKKDQMEILMDAFADEFPQVKRRLIDERDLFLAQKIREAPGQTVVAVVGAGHVAGIENHIHQDTDLGPLTVLPPKSNIGSFLKWAIPIAIVALIAWGFLKEGQAHAMESAIIWVALNSVLAGLGAVLAWAHPLTVLTAMVASPFTSLNPMIAAGFVAGFVQAVIRRPTVADLEDLPQAITSLKGFWTNPLCRILLVVALVNLGSSLAAFISGGWIAARTF, encoded by the coding sequence ATGCATCCAGAATCAACTTCCCCGTCATCCCCCCCTTTCGAAGCGGCCGAAACGGACCAACAGGCCCAAGCCCTTGAACTTCCGTCCTGCGTAAAGCACGTCCGGGTGGGCGAGAAGGACGTGTATCTCGTGGGCACGGCCCATGTGTCCAAGCAGAGCGTTGAGGACGTCCGGACCACGGTGGAAATGGTCCATCCGGACACCATCTGCGTGGAACTCTGCCCGTCCCGGCATCGGGCCCTGATAGACCGGGAAGGCTGGCGCAAGATGGACATCATGCGGGTGATCCGGGAACGCAAGACCCCGTTTCTGCTGGCCCAACTGATCCTTTCCTCATTCTATCGCAAGCTGGGCGATCAACTGGGCATCCAGCCCGGGGCGGACATGGCCGAGGGCGTGCGTTTGGCCAAGGAGACCGGCGCCCATCTGATCCTGGCGGACCGGGAGGTAGAGATCACGCTGAAGCGGACCTGGCGGCATCTCGGCTTTATTGAAAAATTCAAAATGGTCGGTCAGTTGCTGATGGGGCTGATCTTTGCTGGCAAAATCGACGATGAAGTGATCGAGTCCTTGAAGAAAAAGGACCAGATGGAAATCCTGATGGACGCCTTCGCGGATGAATTCCCCCAGGTCAAGCGACGACTCATCGACGAGCGCGATCTGTTCCTGGCCCAGAAGATCCGCGAGGCCCCAGGCCAAACCGTGGTCGCCGTGGTCGGGGCCGGGCATGTGGCCGGGATAGAAAACCACATTCACCAGGATACGGACCTTGGGCCCCTGACGGTCCTGCCGCCGAAATCCAATATCGGCTCCTTCCTGAAATGGGCCATTCCCATTGCCATCGTGGCCCTGATCGCCTGGGGATTTCTCAAGGAAGGCCAGGCCCACGCCATGGAATCGGCCATCATCTGGGTCGCCCTGAACAGCGTTCTTGCCGGACTGGGCGCGGTGTTGGCCTGGGCCCATCCGTTGACCGTGCTCACGGCCATGGTCGCCTCGCCGTTCACCAGCCTGAACCCGATGATCGCCGCCGGGTTCGTGGCCGGATTCGTCCAGGCCGTAATCCGCCGACCCACCGTGGCGGACCTGGAAGACCTGCCCCAGGCCATCACCTCACTGAAAGGCTTCTGGACCAACCCCTTGTGCCGGATTCTGCTGGTGGTCGCCCTGGTCAACCTGGGCAGTTCCCTGGCAGCCTTCATCTCCGGCGGCTGGATCGCGGCCCGGACCTTTTAG
- a CDS encoding toxin has protein sequence MFEDIVYHLNHGGLLDVMDHPNQARYPGQRIFIVNAEGYAYIVPFVEDDEVIFMKTIIPSRRMTKLYLGGDSE, from the coding sequence GTGTTTGAAGACATCGTTTACCACTTGAACCATGGCGGGCTTCTGGACGTGATGGATCATCCAAACCAGGCGAGGTATCCTGGCCAGCGGATTTTCATTGTCAACGCCGAGGGCTACGCCTACATCGTGCCGTTTGTCGAAGATGACGAGGTCATTTTCATGAAGACGATCATCCCCAGCCGAAGGATGACCAAGTTGTATCTCGGAGGTGATTCAGAATGA
- a CDS encoding antitoxin: MRLTREEQELLESVEKGEWKRVEGFEQEAARYREAARATMRKDKRVNIRMTERDFIHFQKAALREGLPYQTLISSILHKYINGRLVEKAN; the protein is encoded by the coding sequence ATGAGACTGACGCGGGAAGAACAGGAACTCTTGGAATCGGTTGAAAAGGGAGAATGGAAGCGTGTCGAGGGTTTCGAGCAGGAGGCTGCTCGTTACCGCGAGGCGGCCCGGGCCACCATGCGCAAAGACAAGCGTGTGAATATCCGGATGACGGAGCGAGATTTCATCCATTTCCAAAAGGCCGCTTTGCGGGAAGGGCTTCCCTATCAGACCCTCATTTCCAGCATTTTACACAAATACATCAATGGACGACTTGTGGAGAAGGCGAATTGA
- a CDS encoding ORF6N domain-containing protein, whose translation MADLVPMESITGKILVLRGLRVMLDRDLADLYGVETKLLKRQVRRNIDRFPDDFMFELTPEELNNWRCQFGTSKSDKMGLRYPPLAFTEQGVAMLSTVLNSKLAIQVNIQIMRAFTKLRQMLATHEDLRRKIEDMESRYDEQFRVVFEAIRQLLASEEQPERRIGFVREDAQEFGATRD comes from the coding sequence ATGGCAGATTTGGTTCCAATGGAGAGCATCACCGGGAAAATTCTCGTTCTTCGCGGCTTGAGGGTCATGCTGGATCGTGACCTGGCTGACCTGTACGGAGTCGAGACCAAACTTCTCAAGCGACAAGTGCGTAGAAATATTGATCGATTCCCAGACGATTTCATGTTTGAGTTGACACCGGAGGAGCTGAATAATTGGAGGTGCCAATTTGGCACCTCCAAATCAGACAAGATGGGCTTGCGGTATCCGCCCTTGGCCTTCACCGAACAGGGCGTGGCCATGCTGTCCACGGTTTTGAACAGCAAGCTGGCCATCCAGGTCAACATCCAGATCATGCGCGCCTTCACCAAGCTGCGCCAGATGCTGGCTACTCATGAGGACTTGCGGCGCAAGATCGAGGATATGGAATCCAGGTACGACGAGCAATTCCGGGTCGTATTCGAGGCCATCCGTCAGCTTTTGGCTTCGGAGGAGCAGCCGGAGCGGAGGATTGGGTTTGTGAGGGAGGATGCCCAAGAGTTTGGGGCTACGAGGGATTGA
- the cas12b gene encoding type V CRISPR-associated protein Cas12b, with product MPTRTINLKMVLGRKDDTAELRRALWTTHEHVNLAVAEVERVLLRCRGRSYWTLDRRGDPVHVPESQVAEDALAMAREAQRRNGWPVVGEDEEILLALRYLYEQIVPSCLLDDLGKPLKGDAQKIGTNYAGPLFDSDTCRRDEGKDVACCGPFHEVAGKYLGALPEWATPISKQEFDGKDASHLRFKATGGDDAFFRVSIEKANAWYEDPANQDALKNKAYNKDDWKKEKDKGISSWAVKYIQKQLQLGQDPRTEVRRKLWLELGLLPLFIPVFDKTMVGNLWNRLAVRLALAHLLSWESWNHRAVQDQALARAKRDELAALFLGMEDGFAGLREYELRRNESIKQHAFEPVDRPYVVSGRALRSWTRVREEWLRHGDTQESRKNICNRLQDRLRGKFGDPDVFHWLAEDGQEALWKERDCVTSFSLLNDADGLLEKRKGYALMTFADARLHPRWAMYEAPGGSNLRTYQIRKTENGLWADVVLLSPRNESAAVEEKTFNVRLAPSGQLSNVSFDQIQKGSKMVGRCRYQSANQQFEGLLGGAEILFDRKRIANEQHGATDLASKPGHVWFKLTLDVRPQAPQGWLDGKGRPALPPEAKHFKTALSNKSKFADQVRPGLRVLSVDLGVRSFAACSVFELVRGGPDQGTYFPAADGRTVDDPEKLWAKHERSFKITLPGENPSRKEEIARRAAMEELRSLNGDIRRLKAILRLSVLQEDDPRTEHLRLFMEAIVDDPAKSALNAELFKGFGDDRFRSTPDLWKQHCHFFHDKAEKVVAERFSRWRTETRPKSSSWQDWRERRGYAGGKSYWAVTYLEAVRGLILRWNMRGRTYGEVNRQDKKQFGTVASALLHHINQLKEDRIKTGADMIIQAARGFVPRKNGAGWVQVHEPCRLILFEDLARYRFRTDRSRRENSRLMRWSHREIVNEVGMQGELYGLHVDTTEAGFSSRYLASSGAPGVRCRHLVEEDFHDGLPGMHLVGELDWLLPKDKDRTANEARRLLGGMVRPGMLVPWDGGELFATLNAASQLHVIHADINAAQNLQRRFWGRCGEAIRIVCNQLSVDGSTRYEMAKAPKARLLGALQQLKNGDAPFHLTSIPNSQKPENSYVMTPTNAGKKYRAGPGEKSSGEEDELALDIVEQAEELAQGRKTFFRDPSGVFFAPDRWLPSEIYWSRIRRRIWQVTLERNSSGRQERAEMDEMPY from the coding sequence ATGCCGACACGAACGATAAATTTGAAAATGGTCCTTGGCCGAAAAGATGATACGGCGGAATTGCGCCGGGCTTTGTGGACCACGCATGAGCACGTCAATTTGGCGGTGGCTGAAGTTGAGCGGGTGCTTTTACGGTGCAGGGGGCGCTCCTACTGGACGTTGGATCGCCGGGGCGATCCTGTTCATGTGCCGGAGAGCCAGGTCGCTGAAGACGCCCTTGCGATGGCCCGAGAGGCCCAGCGCCGCAACGGCTGGCCGGTGGTTGGCGAGGACGAGGAAATCTTGCTTGCCCTGCGCTATCTTTACGAACAGATAGTTCCTTCATGCCTTCTGGATGACCTTGGAAAACCGTTGAAGGGGGATGCTCAGAAAATCGGTACGAATTATGCCGGGCCGTTGTTTGACTCGGACACGTGCAGACGAGATGAAGGCAAAGACGTCGCATGTTGCGGACCTTTTCACGAGGTTGCGGGGAAGTATCTCGGGGCGTTGCCCGAATGGGCCACCCCCATTTCCAAGCAGGAGTTCGACGGCAAGGATGCTTCCCATCTGAGATTCAAGGCAACTGGCGGTGACGATGCATTTTTTCGGGTGTCGATTGAGAAGGCCAATGCGTGGTACGAAGACCCGGCAAATCAGGATGCTCTGAAAAACAAGGCATACAACAAAGATGACTGGAAAAAGGAGAAGGACAAGGGAATCAGCTCCTGGGCCGTGAAATATATCCAAAAGCAATTGCAATTGGGCCAGGATCCAAGGACGGAGGTTCGCCGAAAGCTCTGGCTGGAACTTGGGCTTTTACCGCTTTTCATTCCAGTTTTCGATAAGACGATGGTGGGCAATCTCTGGAATCGCCTGGCCGTTCGTTTGGCCTTGGCCCACTTGCTTTCCTGGGAAAGCTGGAATCATCGGGCCGTCCAAGACCAGGCCTTGGCCCGAGCGAAGCGGGATGAACTCGCGGCCTTGTTCCTGGGCATGGAAGACGGCTTTGCTGGTTTGCGCGAATACGAACTGCGGCGCAACGAAAGCATCAAGCAACACGCTTTCGAGCCGGTGGATAGGCCATACGTCGTTTCTGGGAGGGCTTTGCGCTCCTGGACTCGCGTGCGGGAGGAATGGCTCCGGCACGGCGACACCCAGGAAAGCCGCAAAAATATCTGCAACCGTCTGCAAGATCGCCTGCGAGGCAAGTTCGGCGACCCGGACGTGTTTCACTGGCTGGCTGAAGATGGACAAGAGGCGCTCTGGAAAGAGCGGGACTGTGTGACGTCTTTTTCCTTGCTCAATGACGCCGATGGCTTGTTGGAAAAACGCAAGGGCTACGCCTTGATGACCTTCGCCGATGCCCGGCTTCATCCGCGGTGGGCGATGTATGAGGCCCCCGGTGGTTCGAATCTGCGGACGTATCAGATCCGAAAAACGGAAAACGGTCTCTGGGCCGATGTGGTATTGCTTTCCCCGAGAAACGAGAGTGCCGCTGTAGAAGAAAAAACGTTCAACGTCCGTCTTGCACCCAGCGGCCAGTTGTCCAACGTGTCCTTTGACCAGATACAAAAAGGCAGCAAGATGGTTGGCCGCTGTCGATACCAATCGGCCAACCAACAATTTGAGGGCCTGCTGGGAGGCGCGGAAATCCTCTTCGACCGCAAGAGGATTGCCAACGAGCAACATGGCGCGACGGATTTGGCGAGCAAACCCGGCCACGTCTGGTTCAAGCTGACTCTGGACGTTCGGCCTCAAGCGCCCCAGGGCTGGCTGGACGGCAAGGGGCGCCCGGCTTTGCCGCCGGAAGCGAAACACTTCAAGACCGCCCTTTCCAACAAGAGCAAGTTTGCCGATCAGGTCAGACCCGGTCTGCGGGTGCTGTCCGTTGATCTTGGGGTACGCTCCTTCGCGGCCTGCTCGGTCTTCGAACTGGTCCGGGGCGGGCCTGACCAGGGAACGTATTTCCCGGCAGCCGACGGACGGACCGTGGATGATCCTGAAAAACTTTGGGCCAAACATGAACGGAGTTTCAAGATCACCCTGCCCGGCGAGAACCCCTCACGCAAGGAAGAGATTGCCCGCCGGGCGGCAATGGAGGAGCTTCGTTCGCTCAATGGGGATATCCGACGATTGAAGGCGATTCTTCGGCTCAGCGTTCTTCAGGAGGACGATCCGCGTACGGAGCACTTGCGGTTGTTCATGGAAGCGATTGTTGATGACCCGGCGAAAAGCGCCTTAAATGCGGAATTATTCAAAGGTTTTGGGGATGATCGTTTCAGGTCGACGCCTGACTTGTGGAAGCAGCATTGCCATTTTTTCCACGACAAGGCGGAAAAGGTGGTTGCCGAGCGTTTCAGCAGGTGGCGCACCGAGACCCGTCCGAAATCCTCATCCTGGCAGGACTGGCGGGAGCGTCGGGGGTACGCGGGCGGCAAGTCTTACTGGGCCGTGACCTATCTGGAGGCCGTGCGCGGCCTGATCCTGCGGTGGAACATGCGCGGCAGAACATACGGCGAGGTCAACCGTCAGGACAAGAAACAATTCGGCACGGTCGCCTCCGCGTTGTTGCACCATATCAATCAATTGAAGGAGGATCGCATCAAGACCGGCGCGGACATGATCATCCAGGCCGCGCGCGGCTTCGTGCCCCGAAAAAACGGCGCGGGTTGGGTTCAGGTTCATGAGCCGTGTCGGCTGATTCTTTTCGAGGACCTGGCCCGCTATCGCTTTCGAACGGATCGATCCCGGCGGGAAAATTCGCGCCTGATGCGTTGGAGCCATAGGGAAATCGTCAACGAAGTCGGCATGCAGGGCGAGTTATATGGTCTGCACGTCGACACGACGGAAGCAGGCTTCAGCAGCCGCTATCTGGCATCAAGCGGCGCTCCCGGCGTGCGCTGCCGTCATCTGGTCGAGGAAGACTTCCACGACGGATTGCCCGGTATGCATCTGGTCGGCGAGTTGGATTGGCTGTTGCCCAAGGACAAAGACAGGACCGCGAACGAGGCGCGACGTCTGTTGGGTGGCATGGTCAGGCCCGGTATGCTCGTACCCTGGGATGGCGGGGAGCTCTTCGCCACGCTGAACGCTGCAAGTCAATTGCACGTCATTCATGCCGACATCAACGCGGCCCAAAACCTCCAGCGTCGTTTCTGGGGGCGCTGCGGCGAAGCGATTCGGATTGTCTGCAACCAATTGTCCGTGGACGGATCGACCCGATATGAAATGGCCAAGGCTCCAAAGGCCCGCCTGCTCGGCGCGTTGCAGCAACTGAAGAACGGAGATGCCCCTTTCCACCTGACGAGCATTCCGAACAGTCAAAAGCCGGAAAATAGTTACGTGATGACCCCGACCAACGCCGGGAAAAAGTACCGTGCCGGGCCAGGGGAAAAGAGCAGCGGGGAAGAGGACGAACTTGCTCTGGACATCGTGGAACAGGCCGAAGAGCTTGCCCAAGGCAGGAAAACATTTTTCCGTGACCCCTCCGGAGTATTTTTCGCACCTGACAGGTGGCTGCCCTCCGAGATCTATTGGTCGCGGATACGACGACGGATATGGCAAGTCACGCTCGAAAGAAACTCCAGCGGAAGACAAGAAAGGGCGGAAATGGACGAGATGCCGTACTGA
- a CDS encoding two-component system sensor histidine kinase NtrB → MPPPARKSLLEPKTSPSEVWQESGKQKSVVPDNDPNALIRESVVENVLESMPAGLMIVGKEGRVFQVNALLAAILGFSRDTLLEQGWSVLFIDHPENNDFNDAILDVIQEARVRESREVWYARPDSQRFFLKITSSFLRFGGDDWRLVVLVEDMTEFRQMHQREKAALEEKRLAEQQRADSLNNLALSIAHQIRNPIMTIGGFAGLAAKHKDNPDKVAEYLGSVMESAQRLERMAAAVREYVSITPGTFQRLGVQDLLRETARRVGNNAAHPGRVLQIAGSLSPDWAIFADPGLVALALDAVVENAFEASDGRSPGDGIVIIEARETADMIEVRVTDAGRGIREQDLPFVRDPFFTAKAVGAGMGLAVAQRVMTMHGGDLKITSSPGNGTRVDLFFSRARD, encoded by the coding sequence ATGCCCCCTCCTGCTCGAAAATCCCTTTTGGAGCCGAAAACGTCTCCCTCCGAGGTCTGGCAAGAATCCGGCAAGCAGAAGAGCGTCGTCCCGGACAACGATCCGAATGCGTTGATCCGGGAGAGCGTTGTCGAAAACGTCCTGGAAAGCATGCCTGCCGGTTTGATGATCGTGGGTAAGGAAGGACGGGTTTTTCAGGTCAACGCTCTTCTGGCCGCTATTCTCGGATTTTCCAGGGACACGCTGCTGGAGCAGGGCTGGAGCGTTTTGTTCATCGACCATCCCGAGAACAACGACTTCAACGACGCGATCCTGGACGTGATTCAGGAGGCGCGGGTTCGGGAGAGCCGGGAAGTCTGGTACGCGAGGCCGGACAGCCAGCGGTTTTTCTTGAAGATCACTTCTTCGTTCCTGCGATTTGGCGGGGACGACTGGAGGCTGGTCGTCCTGGTTGAGGATATGACCGAGTTTCGCCAGATGCACCAGCGGGAAAAGGCCGCTCTGGAAGAGAAGCGTCTCGCGGAGCAGCAACGGGCCGACAGCCTGAACAACCTGGCCCTGTCCATTGCCCACCAAATCCGCAATCCGATCATGACCATCGGCGGGTTCGCCGGACTCGCCGCGAAGCACAAGGACAACCCGGACAAGGTGGCGGAGTATCTAGGAAGCGTGATGGAGTCGGCCCAGCGTCTGGAGCGGATGGCCGCCGCCGTCCGGGAGTACGTTTCCATCACGCCGGGAACATTCCAACGTCTTGGCGTACAAGACCTGCTGCGCGAGACGGCCCGGAGAGTCGGCAATAACGCCGCGCATCCGGGACGAGTGCTTCAAATCGCCGGGTCGCTTTCTCCGGATTGGGCGATTTTCGCGGACCCGGGGCTGGTGGCTTTGGCCCTGGACGCCGTGGTGGAGAACGCCTTTGAAGCCTCTGACGGGAGGAGTCCGGGGGATGGAATCGTGATCATCGAGGCACGGGAAACCGCGGACATGATCGAGGTACGCGTCACCGACGCCGGACGGGGTATCCGTGAGCAGGATCTCCCTTTTGTCCGCGACCCGTTCTTCACCGCCAAGGCGGTGGGGGCTGGAATGGGATTGGCTGTCGCGCAGCGGGTCATGACCATGCACGGTGGCGATCTGAAGATCACGAGCTCACCGGGCAACGGAACCCGGGTCGATCTTTTTTTTTCCAGAGCGCGGGATTGA
- the rimO gene encoding 30S ribosomal protein S12 methylthiotransferase RimO: MPSHTLNPIPTSSDPADFAGPSVWCVSLGCPKNRVDTERMLGALGPGRVVHDIHQARIVLINTCGFIAPAVEESTRVILEAAQDIADLHPRPLLVVAGCLVSRFGAELREAVPEVDLWLNVAEEDQLLPRLAELNLALPQAESPARVVSTKPVYAYLKIGEGCDHRCRFCTIPSIRGPLKSMPPDLIVAEAQTLLGQGVRELILVAQDLTSYGRDLGSRNALESLLARLAGLPGLDWLRLMYLYPAGLTPRLLRFLAELGPPLLPYFDIPLQHAHPDILRAMGRPFTGDPRHVVDRVREHFPEAALRTSLIVGYPGERPHHFQKLFDFVAETRFHHLGVFAFCPEPGTKAATLPGQVGAKTKARRREGLMKLQAEISAEILAQYQDREMDVFVERPSPEWPGLHEGRVWFQAPEVDGITYVSGENIRPGELVRAEITDTKTYDLAALV, encoded by the coding sequence ATGCCAAGCCATACCCTCAATCCCATTCCAACTTCAAGCGACCCCGCGGACTTCGCCGGGCCGAGCGTCTGGTGCGTCAGCCTGGGCTGTCCCAAAAACCGCGTGGATACGGAGCGCATGCTCGGAGCACTCGGCCCCGGGCGGGTAGTGCACGACATCCACCAAGCCCGAATCGTGCTGATCAACACCTGCGGCTTCATCGCCCCGGCGGTGGAGGAGTCCACCCGCGTGATCCTGGAAGCCGCGCAAGACATCGCCGACCTCCATCCCCGCCCCCTGCTGGTGGTCGCGGGATGCCTGGTTTCCCGGTTCGGCGCGGAACTGCGCGAAGCCGTCCCAGAGGTGGACCTCTGGCTGAACGTGGCCGAGGAAGACCAGTTGCTTCCACGGCTGGCCGAACTCAACCTCGCTCTCCCTCAGGCAGAGTCGCCCGCTCGGGTCGTCAGCACCAAGCCGGTCTACGCGTATCTGAAAATCGGCGAAGGCTGCGATCATCGCTGCCGCTTCTGCACCATTCCGTCCATCCGCGGGCCCTTGAAAAGCATGCCGCCGGACCTGATCGTGGCCGAGGCCCAAACGCTTCTGGGGCAGGGCGTCCGGGAACTAATTCTGGTGGCCCAGGATCTGACGTCCTACGGCCGGGACCTGGGCTCGCGAAACGCCTTGGAATCCCTGCTCGCGCGGTTGGCCGGACTGCCCGGACTGGACTGGCTGCGGCTGATGTATCTCTATCCCGCCGGCCTGACGCCGCGCCTGCTGCGTTTTCTGGCCGAACTCGGCCCACCCCTGCTGCCCTATTTCGACATCCCCTTGCAACACGCCCACCCGGACATCCTCCGGGCCATGGGCCGCCCCTTCACCGGAGATCCCCGCCACGTGGTGGATCGGGTCCGGGAGCATTTTCCGGAAGCGGCCCTGCGCACCAGCCTGATCGTCGGCTACCCCGGCGAACGGCCTCACCATTTTCAAAAGCTCTTCGATTTCGTCGCCGAAACCCGCTTTCACCACCTCGGAGTCTTCGCCTTCTGCCCGGAACCGGGAACCAAGGCCGCGACCCTGCCCGGCCAGGTCGGCGCCAAGACCAAGGCCCGCCGCCGTGAAGGCCTGATGAAGCTGCAAGCCGAAATCAGCGCCGAAATCCTCGCGCAATACCAGGACCGGGAAATGGACGTGTTCGTGGAGCGCCCCAGCCCGGAATGGCCGGGACTTCATGAAGGCCGGGTCTGGTTCCAGGCCCCGGAAGTGGACGGCATCACCTACGTCAGCGGAGAAAACATCCGCCCCGGCGAACTGGTCCGGGCCGAAATCACCGATACCAAGACCTATGATCTGGCGGCTCTGGTTTGA